One genomic region from Symbiobacterium terraclitae encodes:
- a CDS encoding MBL fold metallo-hydrolase has translation MLVTVLGRYSPYAPAGGACPGFLVQSGGVNLMLDGGNGTVSRLQQQVAAADLTAVLVSHLHPDHTADLHSLQYLMAHQAPDREPLPVYAPDVANPDRHWLEPTSFGARWIRLLPLPVDEGIAFGHVRVFFARTDHPEPCWAMRITDGSRTLVYTADTGTGVDLAPFAAGADLLIAESTFVAANGQRRKGHMLAAEAADLARRAGVKRLLLTHFSPHTPIAEAEAEARAVFPAAEAAVELRTYLV, from the coding sequence GTGCTCGTCACCGTCCTGGGCCGCTATTCCCCGTACGCGCCGGCAGGCGGCGCGTGCCCCGGCTTCCTGGTGCAGTCCGGCGGGGTGAACCTCATGCTGGACGGCGGCAACGGCACCGTGTCCCGCCTGCAGCAGCAGGTGGCGGCGGCCGACCTGACCGCCGTGCTGGTCTCGCACCTGCACCCCGATCACACGGCCGACCTGCACAGCCTCCAGTACCTGATGGCGCACCAGGCCCCCGACCGGGAGCCGCTCCCGGTCTACGCGCCGGACGTGGCGAACCCCGACCGGCACTGGCTGGAGCCGACCTCCTTCGGCGCCCGCTGGATCCGCCTGCTCCCCTTGCCGGTGGACGAGGGCATCGCCTTCGGCCACGTGCGGGTGTTCTTCGCCCGCACGGACCACCCGGAGCCCTGCTGGGCGATGCGCATCACCGACGGCAGCCGCACGCTCGTCTACACGGCCGACACCGGGACCGGGGTCGACCTGGCCCCCTTCGCGGCCGGGGCGGACCTGCTGATCGCGGAGTCCACCTTCGTCGCGGCCAACGGGCAGAGGCGGAAGGGGCACATGCTGGCCGCCGAGGCCGCCGACCTGGCCAGGCGGGCCGGGGTGAAGCGGCTCCTCCTCACCCACTTCAGCCCGCACACCCCGATCGCCGAAGCCGAGGCGGAGGCCCGCGCCGTCTTCCCGGCAGCGGAGGCGGCGGTGGAACTGCGGACGTACCTGGTTTGA
- the buk gene encoding butyrate kinase: MHNPPKPLILAINPGATSTKIGLHDGDRWRLRQVIPHSAADLAGFESVIDQYPYRLELVRRALAENGVAPESLTAVVARGGLPKPGPGGTYAVNEAMLDDLRACRYGIHVSNLAPIIAYDIARPLGIPCFTVDPVTTDELWPLARISGMPDLERSNLSHALNMKAVARRVARELARPYDELNLITVHLGTGISVAAHHKGRMVDVVSGNEEGPFSPDRPGTLPAWSLVKLCYSGKYTFAEMKRLMNGEGGLSAYLGTKDVRAVEERIRAGDEHARLVLDAMCYQVAKYTGAMACALGGCVDRIIITGGIAHSDYVVSRIRERIAFLAPVAVLPGEEELEALVEGALRVLRGEETARVYGAQEVESSAVG, from the coding sequence ATGCACAACCCGCCCAAGCCCCTGATCCTCGCCATCAACCCCGGTGCGACGTCGACGAAGATCGGCCTCCACGACGGCGACCGGTGGCGCCTGCGCCAGGTCATCCCCCACTCCGCCGCGGACCTGGCCGGGTTCGAGAGCGTGATCGACCAGTACCCCTACCGGCTCGAACTCGTCCGCCGGGCGCTGGCCGAGAACGGCGTGGCGCCGGAGTCGCTCACCGCGGTCGTGGCCCGGGGCGGCCTCCCCAAGCCCGGCCCCGGCGGCACGTACGCGGTCAACGAGGCGATGCTGGACGACCTCAGGGCCTGCCGGTACGGCATACACGTCTCCAACCTCGCCCCCATCATCGCCTACGACATCGCCAGGCCCCTGGGAATCCCCTGCTTCACCGTCGACCCGGTGACCACCGACGAGCTCTGGCCCCTGGCCCGGATCTCGGGCATGCCGGACCTGGAGCGGTCGAACCTGTCGCACGCCCTGAACATGAAGGCCGTCGCCCGCCGGGTGGCCCGTGAGCTGGCGCGCCCGTACGACGAGCTGAACCTGATCACGGTCCACCTGGGCACCGGCATCTCGGTGGCCGCCCACCACAAGGGCCGCATGGTGGACGTCGTCAGCGGCAACGAGGAGGGCCCCTTCTCGCCGGACCGGCCCGGCACCCTGCCCGCCTGGTCGCTGGTGAAGCTCTGCTACTCCGGCAAGTACACCTTCGCCGAGATGAAGCGCCTGATGAACGGCGAGGGCGGCCTCTCCGCCTACCTGGGCACGAAGGACGTGCGCGCCGTCGAGGAGCGCATCCGGGCCGGCGACGAGCACGCCCGGCTGGTGCTGGACGCGATGTGCTACCAGGTGGCCAAGTACACCGGGGCCATGGCCTGCGCCCTGGGCGGCTGCGTGGACCGGATCATCATCACCGGCGGCATCGCCCACTCTGATTACGTGGTCTCCCGCATCCGCGAGCGCATCGCCTTCCTGGCCCCGGTTGCGGTGCTGCCGGGCGAGGAGGAGCTGGAGGCGCTGGTGGAGGGCGCCCTGCGGGTGCTGCGCGGCGAGGAGACGGCCAGGGTCTACGGCGCACAGGAGGTGGAGTCCAGTGCCGTGGGCTGA
- a CDS encoding DUF4212 domain-containing protein has product MSPKDVERYEGHFRANLGLAVKLLLVWALVSLGAGAALVWLDQFRILTGFPLGYYMGAQGAQVTFVILIFVYAFRMRTIDQKYGVDE; this is encoded by the coding sequence ATGAGTCCCAAGGATGTGGAGCGGTATGAGGGGCACTTCAGGGCGAACCTCGGGCTGGCGGTGAAGTTGCTGCTGGTCTGGGCGCTGGTGTCGCTCGGGGCAGGCGCGGCGCTCGTGTGGCTGGATCAGTTCCGGATCCTCACGGGCTTCCCGCTGGGGTACTACATGGGGGCCCAGGGCGCGCAGGTCACCTTCGTGATCCTCATCTTCGTCTACGCGTTCCGGATGCGCACCATCGACCAGAAGTACGGCGTTGACGAGTAG
- a CDS encoding DUF2087 domain-containing protein has product MIDSDLLTGASLDELKQGYRESAEAYTCICCGQRVEKGVVYPVGDRLYEAQRYIRHHIAAAHGSVFAHLVGLDKPAHGLSDLQRRLLTLLYDGRSDDEIKKALGAGSLSTIRNHRFILREKERQARLFLAIMELLNERLTGDETTGGRTRSRAGRAASGEAQGAGGRSGSGEGAGDGRAVRGRPRGAASDQEILARYFPHGLEGPLQHFGGSTPMKHKRIIAAAVAGRFAPGRRYSEREVNEILEPIAEDYVLLRRLLVDFGYLSRLPDGSQYWRSETDQERVSPVDRRKELKRLAREAKAEGGVFQVRNTKNGMVWIGVTPNFRSLNGHRFQLEMGSHKNKELQQAWNEFGPDAFVFEPLETLEEPETGYFDRDDALKKLKRKWLEKLQPFGDRGYNLPSELDEGNR; this is encoded by the coding sequence ATGATTGACTCCGACCTCCTGACTGGCGCCTCGCTGGACGAGCTGAAGCAAGGCTACCGGGAATCGGCCGAGGCCTACACGTGCATTTGCTGCGGGCAGCGCGTCGAAAAGGGCGTCGTCTACCCGGTCGGCGACCGCCTCTACGAGGCCCAACGGTACATCCGGCACCACATCGCCGCCGCCCACGGGTCGGTCTTCGCCCACCTGGTCGGCCTGGACAAGCCGGCCCACGGCCTCTCTGACCTGCAGCGGCGGCTGCTCACGCTGCTTTACGATGGCCGCAGCGACGATGAGATCAAGAAGGCGCTCGGAGCAGGCTCCCTCTCCACCATCCGCAACCACCGGTTCATCCTGCGGGAAAAGGAGCGGCAGGCCCGGCTCTTCCTCGCCATCATGGAACTCCTGAACGAGCGGCTGACCGGCGACGAGACGACCGGTGGCCGGACCCGCAGCCGGGCCGGCCGGGCTGCGTCCGGGGAGGCGCAGGGCGCCGGCGGCCGGTCCGGCTCCGGTGAGGGCGCAGGCGATGGCCGCGCCGTCCGGGGGCGGCCCCGCGGCGCAGCGAGCGACCAGGAAATCCTGGCCAGGTACTTCCCCCACGGCCTCGAGGGCCCGCTCCAGCACTTCGGCGGATCTACCCCCATGAAGCACAAGCGCATCATCGCCGCGGCGGTGGCCGGGCGCTTCGCCCCCGGGCGCCGGTACAGCGAGCGCGAGGTCAACGAGATTCTGGAACCCATCGCCGAGGACTACGTTTTGCTGCGCCGGCTCCTCGTCGACTTCGGGTACCTCAGCCGGCTGCCCGACGGCAGCCAGTACTGGCGCAGCGAAACCGATCAAGAAAGGGTGAGCCCCGTGGATCGCAGGAAAGAGCTGAAGCGCCTCGCCCGGGAGGCCAAGGCCGAGGGCGGGGTCTTCCAGGTGCGCAATACAAAGAACGGGATGGTCTGGATCGGGGTCACGCCCAACTTTCGCTCCCTGAACGGGCATCGGTTCCAGCTGGAGATGGGCTCGCACAAGAACAAGGAACTCCAGCAGGCGTGGAACGAGTTCGGCCCCGATGCCTTCGTCTTCGAGCCGCTCGAGACGCTGGAGGAGCCCGAGACCGGCTACTTCGACCGGGACGACGCCCTGAAGAAGTTGAAGCGGAAGTGGCTGGAGAAGCTGCAGCCATTCGGCGACCGTGGGTATAATCTTCCCAGTGAACTGGACGAGGGGAACCGTTAG
- a CDS encoding DinB family protein has product MQVLELLNRYEAGPALLRESLAGLSADELRYKYDPAKWSAKEIAIHVADMEVAATFRMKRVIAEPGARYPGVDQDLWAANLGYQERDVEPSLRLLEALRAEMAAILRSLPPEVWNQSGVHDRAGEQTLADLVVAYTEHLEKHVGQIRAIRERLGK; this is encoded by the coding sequence GTGCAGGTACTGGAGTTGCTGAACCGCTACGAGGCCGGGCCGGCCCTGCTCCGGGAGAGCCTGGCCGGTCTGAGCGCGGATGAGCTGCGCTACAAGTACGACCCCGCCAAGTGGTCCGCGAAGGAGATCGCCATCCACGTGGCCGACATGGAGGTGGCCGCCACCTTCCGCATGAAGCGGGTGATCGCCGAACCAGGGGCCCGCTACCCCGGGGTCGACCAGGATCTCTGGGCCGCCAACCTGGGCTACCAGGAGCGGGACGTGGAGCCCTCGCTGCGCCTGCTGGAGGCCCTGCGGGCGGAGATGGCGGCGATCCTGCGGAGCCTGCCGCCGGAGGTGTGGAACCAGTCCGGGGTGCACGACCGGGCCGGCGAGCAGACGCTGGCAGATCTGGTGGTGGCCTACACGGAGCACCTGGAGAAGCACGTGGGGCAGATCCGGGCGATCCGGGAGCGGCTGGGGAAGTAG
- a CDS encoding bifunctional enoyl-CoA hydratase/phosphate acetyltransferase — protein MPWADFDAMLADAVRQPTRTVAVASAADQDVLIAVRDALALGLCRAILVGPGAEIAAAADAVGLDLSAVEVVEAADPKAAALEAARLCDAGRAQVLMKGQVSSGDFLKALLSPDLKLKRAPLLSHLACLEVPSLGRLLFVTDGGMVPYPDLDQKVKILNNALEALHRLGWSLPKVAVVGAVETVNPQMPPTVDAALIAKMAERGQIRGALVDGPLAFDGAVSPESCRHKGIGGPVAGEADLILVPTIEVGNVLAKSLIYCAGATMAGVVLGAAVPVVLVSRSDTPRAKLASLAMAMLSAP, from the coding sequence GTGCCGTGGGCTGACTTCGACGCGATGCTGGCCGACGCGGTGCGCCAGCCGACCCGCACGGTGGCGGTGGCCTCGGCAGCCGATCAGGACGTGCTGATCGCGGTCCGCGACGCCCTGGCGCTGGGGCTCTGCCGGGCGATCCTGGTGGGGCCGGGTGCGGAGATCGCCGCGGCGGCCGATGCGGTGGGCCTGGACCTCTCCGCCGTCGAGGTGGTGGAGGCGGCAGACCCGAAGGCGGCGGCCCTGGAGGCGGCCCGCCTCTGCGACGCCGGCCGGGCCCAGGTGCTGATGAAGGGCCAGGTCTCCTCGGGCGACTTCCTGAAGGCCCTGCTCAGCCCTGACCTGAAGCTGAAGCGCGCCCCGCTGCTCAGCCACCTGGCCTGCCTGGAGGTGCCCAGCCTCGGCCGCCTGCTCTTCGTCACGGACGGCGGGATGGTCCCCTACCCCGACCTCGACCAGAAGGTGAAGATCCTGAACAACGCCCTGGAGGCCCTGCACCGGCTGGGCTGGTCGCTGCCCAAGGTGGCGGTGGTCGGCGCCGTGGAAACGGTGAACCCGCAGATGCCGCCCACCGTGGACGCCGCCCTGATCGCCAAGATGGCCGAGCGCGGGCAGATCAGGGGCGCCCTGGTGGACGGCCCGCTGGCCTTCGACGGCGCCGTCAGCCCCGAGTCGTGCAGGCACAAGGGCATCGGCGGGCCGGTGGCGGGCGAGGCCGACCTGATCCTCGTGCCGACGATCGAGGTGGGCAACGTACTGGCCAAGTCGCTGATCTACTGCGCCGGCGCCACGATGGCCGGGGTCGTGCTGGGCGCGGCGGTGCCCGTCGTGCTGGTCTCCCGGTCGGACACGCCCCGGGCAAAGCTGGCCTCGCTGGCCATGGCGATGCTGAGCGCCCCATGA
- the acs gene encoding acetate--CoA ligase gives MEAQFAQLLQGSGRIAPPPELARSAHVTDYDAYYESVMADMEGYWGRVAREEVDWFRPFDRVVEGEAPNARWFVGGQTNICYNALDRHADGARRNKAALIWLGEDGAERIFTYQMLRRAVARLAGGLKELGVRKGDRVVIYMPLTPEGIMAMLACARIGAIHSVVYAGLGAGALRQRIEDAGAKVVLCADVGYRRGRRIDLKSIVDEAVEGNPQVEHVVVHRRATPAVELAEREIDFGELVSRGSPDTPCEVMESEDWLFILYTSGSTGKPKGTAYTHGGYMVGTTHLWRMACDIQENDIYWCTSDIGWIVGHSIMVYGPFVNGSTIVVREGAPDYPHPGIVWEIVERLQVSKLYTAPTAVRMFMRMGPEHPRKYDLSSLKLMVCAGEPLNPEAQLWAYEHIMQRRGPVLDNWWQTETAAPTIGTLPCMDVKPGRAGRPFPGIRAEVLDREGRPVAPNKGGLLCLRGAWPHMFRTIWGDRQRYEAYWQTIPGVYTSGDVATVDEEGYIAVLGRADDVLNVAGHRIGTADVESALVSHPAVGEAAVIGKPDPVKGEAIKAFVILRKGHEPSDQLAHALIGHVRHHLGAIATPAEIAFVPSLPKTRSGKILRRVLKAQELGLDPGDLTTIEE, from the coding sequence ATGGAGGCGCAGTTCGCACAGCTGCTCCAGGGGAGCGGGCGCATCGCCCCTCCCCCGGAGCTGGCCCGGTCTGCCCACGTCACCGACTACGACGCCTACTACGAGTCCGTGATGGCTGACATGGAGGGGTACTGGGGCCGCGTGGCGCGCGAGGAGGTGGACTGGTTCCGCCCCTTCGACCGGGTGGTGGAGGGGGAGGCGCCCAACGCCCGCTGGTTCGTGGGCGGGCAGACCAACATCTGCTACAACGCCCTCGACCGGCACGCCGACGGCGCCCGCAGGAACAAGGCGGCCCTGATCTGGCTGGGGGAGGACGGCGCGGAGCGCATCTTCACCTACCAGATGCTCCGGCGCGCGGTGGCCCGGCTGGCCGGCGGGCTGAAGGAGCTGGGCGTCCGGAAGGGCGACCGGGTGGTCATCTACATGCCGCTCACGCCCGAGGGGATCATGGCGATGCTGGCCTGCGCCCGCATCGGGGCGATCCACAGCGTCGTCTACGCCGGCCTGGGCGCCGGGGCCCTCAGGCAGCGCATCGAGGACGCCGGCGCCAAGGTGGTGCTCTGCGCCGACGTCGGCTACCGGCGGGGGCGGCGGATCGACCTGAAGTCCATCGTAGACGAGGCGGTGGAGGGCAACCCCCAGGTGGAGCACGTGGTGGTCCACCGCCGCGCCACCCCCGCCGTGGAGCTGGCTGAGCGGGAGATCGACTTCGGCGAGCTCGTCTCCCGCGGGTCGCCGGACACCCCGTGCGAGGTGATGGAGAGCGAGGACTGGCTCTTCATCCTCTACACCTCGGGCTCCACCGGCAAGCCCAAGGGGACCGCCTACACCCACGGCGGCTACATGGTGGGGACGACGCACCTCTGGCGCATGGCCTGCGACATCCAGGAGAACGACATCTACTGGTGCACGTCGGACATCGGCTGGATCGTCGGCCACTCCATCATGGTCTACGGGCCGTTCGTGAACGGCTCCACCATCGTCGTGCGGGAGGGGGCGCCCGACTACCCGCACCCGGGCATCGTGTGGGAGATCGTGGAGCGGCTCCAGGTGAGCAAGCTCTACACGGCCCCCACCGCCGTGCGCATGTTCATGCGGATGGGCCCGGAGCACCCGCGGAAGTACGACCTCTCCAGCCTGAAGCTGATGGTCTGCGCCGGTGAGCCGCTCAACCCCGAGGCGCAGCTCTGGGCGTACGAGCACATCATGCAGCGGCGGGGACCGGTGCTGGACAACTGGTGGCAGACCGAGACCGCGGCGCCCACCATCGGCACGCTGCCCTGCATGGACGTGAAGCCGGGCCGGGCCGGACGCCCCTTCCCCGGCATCCGGGCCGAGGTGCTGGACCGGGAGGGGCGCCCCGTCGCCCCCAACAAGGGCGGGCTGCTCTGCCTGCGGGGGGCCTGGCCCCACATGTTCCGCACCATCTGGGGCGACCGGCAAAGGTACGAGGCTTACTGGCAGACGATTCCCGGCGTCTACACCTCGGGCGACGTGGCGACGGTGGACGAGGAGGGCTACATCGCCGTCCTCGGCCGGGCGGACGACGTGCTCAACGTCGCCGGCCACCGCATCGGCACCGCGGACGTGGAGTCGGCGCTGGTGAGCCACCCGGCCGTGGGCGAGGCGGCGGTGATCGGCAAGCCTGACCCGGTGAAGGGCGAGGCGATCAAGGCCTTCGTCATCCTGCGGAAGGGGCACGAGCCCAGCGACCAGCTGGCCCACGCCCTCATCGGCCACGTGCGCCACCACCTGGGCGCCATCGCCACCCCGGCGGAGATCGCCTTCGTGCCGTCGCTGCCGAAGACCCGGTCGGGCAAGATCCTGCGCCGGGTGCTGAAGGCACAGGAGCTGGGGCTCGACCCGGGCGACCTGACGACGATCGAGGAGTAA
- a CDS encoding sodium:solute symporter family protein, which yields MFNQIDRLGRIWGMYTMAFLVFVVFLWVAESAGWIGQRGIAWTFMILTIGIYATIGIMSRTGNLDEYYVAGRTVPGIFNGMATASDWMSAASYISLAGTLYVLGQEGLSYTVGWTGGYVLLALFLAPYIRKLGAYTIPDFVGVRYPGSFPRIVAVIAAIIVSGTYLIAQVSGVGIIMSRFLGLDFRIACFVGLLGILVCSMLGGMKAVTWTQVAQYIILIIAFILPTVFVSQKITGIPVPQLMYGQALTDVAATEAALGITKGYLTPFNDWTQAQYLALITCLMCGTAGLPHVIVRFYTTPNVRETRFSVGWALFFIGLMYITIPAYAAFARWEVLHNVVGQSISSLPGWVEAWTKTGLLTINDANANGLVEFAEFGLNSDLVVLAMPEIAGLPYVVAGLVAAGGLAAALSTADGLLMVVATAISHDIYFKLINKKATDRTRLTISRVMLVTVAAIAAWIASLRLSIIADIVAWAFSLAAASFFPILVLGIFWKRINTAGAVTGMAAGLLTTLGYIIWSSTTGNNIGGILPNAAGIFGMPLNFLLTIGISLATAPPKQEIQALVDRLRFPKHVHDAASPATGD from the coding sequence GTGTTCAACCAGATTGACCGGCTGGGCCGGATCTGGGGCATGTACACCATGGCCTTCCTGGTGTTCGTCGTCTTCCTCTGGGTGGCGGAGTCCGCCGGCTGGATCGGCCAGCGGGGCATCGCCTGGACCTTCATGATCCTGACGATCGGCATCTACGCCACCATCGGCATCATGTCCCGCACGGGCAACCTGGACGAGTACTACGTGGCCGGACGCACCGTCCCGGGCATCTTCAACGGCATGGCCACCGCGTCCGACTGGATGAGCGCCGCCTCCTACATCTCGCTGGCCGGCACCCTCTACGTGCTGGGGCAGGAGGGGCTCTCCTACACGGTGGGCTGGACGGGCGGCTACGTGCTCCTGGCCCTGTTCCTGGCGCCTTACATCCGCAAGCTCGGCGCCTACACCATCCCCGACTTCGTCGGCGTGCGCTACCCGGGCAGCTTCCCGCGCATCGTCGCCGTGATCGCCGCCATCATCGTGTCCGGCACGTACCTCATCGCACAGGTTTCGGGCGTCGGGATCATCATGTCCCGGTTCCTGGGGCTTGACTTCCGCATCGCCTGCTTCGTCGGCCTGCTGGGCATCCTCGTCTGTTCCATGCTGGGCGGCATGAAGGCCGTCACCTGGACCCAGGTGGCCCAGTACATCATCCTGATCATCGCCTTCATCCTGCCGACGGTCTTTGTCTCCCAGAAGATCACGGGGATCCCGGTCCCGCAGCTGATGTACGGCCAGGCCCTGACCGACGTGGCCGCGACCGAGGCGGCCCTGGGCATCACCAAGGGCTACCTGACGCCGTTCAACGACTGGACCCAGGCGCAGTACCTGGCCCTCATCACCTGTCTGATGTGCGGCACGGCGGGCCTGCCCCACGTGATCGTGCGCTTCTACACCACCCCCAACGTGCGCGAGACCCGCTTCTCGGTGGGCTGGGCCCTCTTCTTCATCGGGCTGATGTACATCACCATCCCGGCCTACGCCGCCTTTGCCCGCTGGGAGGTCCTGCACAACGTCGTCGGCCAGTCCATCAGCTCGCTGCCCGGCTGGGTGGAGGCCTGGACGAAGACCGGCCTGCTCACCATCAACGACGCAAACGCCAACGGCCTGGTAGAGTTCGCCGAGTTCGGCCTGAACTCCGACCTGGTGGTGCTGGCCATGCCCGAGATCGCGGGCCTGCCCTACGTGGTGGCGGGCCTGGTGGCGGCGGGCGGCCTGGCGGCGGCGCTCTCCACCGCCGACGGCCTGCTGATGGTGGTGGCCACCGCCATCTCCCACGACATCTACTTCAAGCTGATCAACAAGAAGGCGACCGACCGGACCCGGCTGACCATCTCCCGGGTGATGCTGGTGACGGTGGCCGCCATCGCCGCCTGGATCGCGAGCCTGCGCCTCAGCATCATCGCCGACATCGTCGCCTGGGCGTTCTCGCTCGCGGCCGCCTCGTTCTTCCCGATCCTGGTGCTGGGCATCTTCTGGAAGCGCATCAACACCGCCGGCGCCGTCACCGGCATGGCCGCGGGCCTCCTGACCACCCTCGGCTACATCATCTGGTCGTCCACCACCGGCAACAACATCGGCGGCATCCTGCCCAACGCGGCCGGCATCTTCGGCATGCCCCTCAACTTCCTGCTGACGATCGGCATCTCGCTGGCCACCGCGCCGCCGAAGCAGGAGATCCAGGCCCTGGTCGACCGGCTGCGCTTCCCGAAGCACGTGCACGACGCGGCCAGCCCGGCGACCGGCGACTAG
- the rbr gene encoding rubrerythrin has translation MNLKGTKTLENLMKAFAGECQARARYMMYAKVADEEGLKQIAAIFQETADNEEQHARRFFRLAAAGLEGEMPMDVAIHAAYPVAAGSTMENLKAAAAGEHEEWSHMYPEFADIAEQEGFPEIATAFRMIAKAETAHETRYRKLVDNLEKGVVFQRDGKYFWKCRNCGYIHEGTAAPKVCPACQHPQAYFELFVENY, from the coding sequence ATGAACTTGAAGGGAACCAAGACGCTGGAGAACCTGATGAAGGCCTTTGCAGGTGAGTGCCAGGCCCGCGCCCGGTACATGATGTACGCCAAGGTCGCGGACGAGGAAGGGCTGAAGCAGATCGCGGCCATCTTCCAGGAGACCGCGGACAACGAGGAGCAGCACGCCCGGCGGTTCTTCCGCCTGGCCGCGGCCGGGCTGGAGGGCGAGATGCCCATGGACGTGGCGATCCACGCGGCCTACCCCGTGGCCGCCGGCAGCACCATGGAGAACCTGAAGGCAGCCGCCGCCGGCGAGCACGAGGAATGGTCGCACATGTACCCCGAGTTCGCCGACATCGCGGAGCAGGAGGGCTTCCCGGAGATCGCCACCGCCTTCCGCATGATCGCGAAGGCCGAGACGGCCCACGAGACCCGCTACCGCAAGCTGGTCGACAACCTGGAGAAGGGCGTCGTCTTCCAGCGGGACGGCAAGTATTTCTGGAAGTGCCGCAACTGCGGCTATATCCACGAGGGCACCGCTGCGCCGAAGGTCTGCCCGGCCTGTCAGCATCCGCAGGCGTACTTCGAGCTGTTCGTGGAGAACTACTAA
- a CDS encoding coiled-coil domain-containing protein — protein sequence MRWLRTVGVCCIVAVLAASLRLGAPAARAAEPDREAVLQELFLLNRRLEEARTALADLEVQLGEAAAREEQARTELDRLQADLARLKEQYGRRLQYYREQGNRGFWILLFSAKSLPDLLWRLDALEQVMAYDARRARELMTTQARVSEEALRLAELQAEAERLRETQLARVAELEAAIAEREAILAGLGEQRAAVEEELAAVEADWQASAMPVLEALGLALQGIGTGGLEPDDVRFSLFPPSAVVTVTADSLNEVLTGYPELAGLHVELDDDDDLFLLSGVFDEVPLEIAGGFAVLPDGKLRFEPSLMQVREFPVPLGAVAQMVADGYLDIDVSPMVQPLRLTGIDVVDGALIIRAGLR from the coding sequence ATGAGGTGGTTGCGCACGGTGGGGGTGTGCTGCATCGTCGCCGTGCTGGCCGCCTCCCTGCGGCTGGGCGCCCCCGCCGCCCGGGCTGCGGAGCCCGACCGGGAGGCGGTTCTCCAGGAGCTGTTCCTGCTCAACCGCCGCCTGGAGGAGGCTCGGACGGCCCTGGCCGACCTGGAGGTGCAGCTCGGCGAGGCCGCCGCCCGGGAGGAGCAGGCCCGGACCGAGCTGGACCGCCTGCAGGCCGACCTGGCCCGCCTCAAGGAGCAGTACGGCCGGCGGCTGCAGTACTACCGGGAGCAGGGCAACCGGGGGTTCTGGATCCTCCTCTTCAGCGCCAAGTCGCTGCCGGACCTGCTCTGGCGCCTGGACGCGCTGGAGCAGGTCATGGCCTACGACGCCCGCAGGGCCAGGGAGCTCATGACGACCCAGGCCAGGGTGTCCGAGGAGGCGCTGCGGCTGGCCGAGCTGCAGGCAGAGGCGGAGCGGCTGCGGGAGACACAGCTGGCCCGGGTGGCCGAGCTGGAGGCCGCCATCGCCGAGCGAGAGGCGATCCTCGCCGGGCTGGGCGAGCAGCGGGCCGCGGTGGAGGAGGAGCTGGCGGCGGTGGAGGCCGACTGGCAGGCGAGCGCCATGCCGGTGCTGGAGGCTCTGGGCCTGGCGCTGCAGGGGATCGGCACCGGGGGCCTCGAGCCCGACGACGTGCGCTTCTCCCTCTTCCCGCCGAGCGCTGTGGTGACGGTCACGGCCGACAGCCTCAACGAGGTGCTCACCGGCTATCCGGAGCTGGCAGGCCTGCACGTAGAACTGGATGACGACGACGACCTCTTCCTGCTCTCAGGCGTCTTCGATGAGGTGCCGCTGGAGATCGCAGGGGGGTTCGCCGTGCTGCCCGACGGGAAGCTGCGCTTCGAGCCGTCGCTGATGCAGGTGCGGGAGTTCCCCGTGCCGCTCGGCGCCGTGGCGCAGATGGTGGCGGACGGGTACCTCGACATCGACGTCAGCCCCATGGTCCAGCCGCTCAGGCTGACGGGCATCGACGTGGTTGACGGGGCGCTGATCATCCGGGCCGGGCTGCGGTGA